CGCGGCGACATCGTGCCAGTCGTCGTAACGATTTTCGAGGACCGCTCCTACGCGCTGGAGTACCGGACCCCGCCAACCTCGTATCTGATCCGACGGGCACTGGGGCTATCGAAGGGGGCGGGTCGCCCGGGGTCTCAGTCGGTGGCGAAACTGTCGCGGGAGCAGCTGCGAGAGGTCGCGCTGCGCAAGCTCCCGGACCTCAACACCGACGATGTGGAGGTCGCAATGAAGCAGATCGCGGGAACCGCACGATCGATGGGTGTGCTCATCGCAGATGAATGACGGCCTCTGGCGCGCCGTCGTGCCGCCCTACCGGATGCTCGACCCTGGTCTGGTGTACGCCGAGACGACGCTTTCGGACACGCTGGCCGAGCTCTGCGCGGCGCTTCCCGACGAGACGAACGCCAGCCACCTGCTCAACCAGGCGCTGCTCCGCGCCGGGGCGACCCCGCAGCTGATCGGACGGGACGGCGGCTGGCGGGTCGTGGTGGCAGGGGACAATCCCCGCGCCGCAGCCGCTACCGCCCTGGCCGTGCTGGTCGCCGCCCACGGATGGGGACGCCTCAAGCGATGCTTCCGGTGCGGGCGGCCCTTCATCGATCGAACCAACGGAGTGAGCCGGCGTGGCTGCACCGACCACCCCACCCGCCCCCGCAGTAGTTCGCGGCCGAGCCGTACTTGATTCCCTCACCCGTACGATTTCCAGGGTGGTGCGCAGGATGCGTTGGCACCAGTCGACCAGCGTTCCGGCGGCTCGGTTGGCTGACCCGTCGCGTCGCTGCCGCTGACCGGTCGGCCGTCTGGCGGGAGGTGATCCTGCCGCAGCCGGTGCAGGTGTTGCTGACCGCGATCGTCATCGTCGCCGACTGGATCGCCAGCAACGAGCAGTTCTTCCCGTACGGCTTCCGGCAGGAGGATGCCCCCGATCGGCTTCAGCAGGCGTGGGAGGAACGGGATCTGCCGACCCCGTGGCGGACTGTCGACACCGCCGGTGTCGATGCGGCGAGGCTCTTCGCCCGACGATTCGCGATGCCGGCCGGGTCTCA
The sequence above is a segment of the Micromonospora sp. WMMA1363 genome. Coding sequences within it:
- a CDS encoding 50S ribosomal protein L11; protein product: MAKQMKVSHRLKLDLEAGNAAMVDLGKMLGPTGVNTRQVKVDYDAATAGQRGDIVPVVVTIFEDRSYALEYRTPPTSYLIRRALGLSKGAGRPGSQSVAKLSREQLREVALRKLPDLNTDDVEVAMKQIAGTARSMGVLIADE
- a CDS encoding HD domain-containing protein — protein: MIPSPVRFPGWCAGCVGTSRPAFRRLGWLTRRVAAADRSAVWREVILPQPVQVLLTAIVIVADWIASNEQFFPYGFRQEDAPDRLQQAWEERDLPTPWRTVDTAGVDAARLFARRFAMPAGSQPYPVQAAVVEQARVMPLPGLLIVEASMGDRLPAPRARGVIPMRFGRH